The window ATCAAAATTAAAAAGATGGGGAGCAATGTCGACATTGTTTCCAAAGTTGGGAAAAATAATTACTATGGCAGCAAAAGAGGGAGGAACGGATCCCGATATGAATGCCAAACTTCGTACGGCAATTCTTAACGCAAAAGCTGAAAATATGCCAAAAGACAATATTGAAGCTGCTATCAAAAGAGCAACTTCTAAAGATACTGCAAGTATGTTAGAGGTAAATTTTGAAGGAAAAGCTCCGCACGGAGTACAACTTTTTATAGAGTGCATGACAGATAACAATACAAGAACAGTCGCAAATGTAAAAAATATACTAACTAAACATGGCGGAGAGATGCTTACAAAAGGATCTTTAGAGTTTATGTTTGATAGAAAAGCGCTTTTTGAATTTCCTCTAAAGAGCGGTATGAATTTAGAAGAGCTTGAGCTAGAGCTTATAGATGCAGGACTTGAAGAGATAGAATCTGAGGACGGTGTTGTTATTGTAACGGCTGATTTTACAAGTTTTGGTATGATTAACAGTGCTTTAGAAAATATGGGAATCGAAATTACAAAAGCTAACTTAGAGAGAATGCCAAGTTCTCCTATTGCCATTACAGAACAGCAACAAGCAGATATAGATAAAATTTTAAATAAGCTTGAAGATGATGAGGATGTTCAAAAAGTATTTACGAATATAGCGTAATATTTGCATTAATATATATTAGAAGTTAAACAATCAAAATTTATAGTAGAGTAAATTTTACTCTACTATTTTCTTCCATGAACAGCATTTCCCATATCCCACATAGGCAAGAAAATACCAAGAGCAAGCAAAAGAACCATAGACGCGAGGATAAGTAACATAATAGGCTCAATAGCTTCTGAGAGACCTTCAATAATCGCATCAAATCTCATTTTATAGTACTCGGCAACTTTGCCTACCATAGTATCTAGCGTACCGC of the Sulfurimonas sp. genome contains:
- a CDS encoding YebC/PmpR family DNA-binding transcriptional regulator: MGRAFEYRKASKLKRWGAMSTLFPKLGKIITMAAKEGGTDPDMNAKLRTAILNAKAENMPKDNIEAAIKRATSKDTASMLEVNFEGKAPHGVQLFIECMTDNNTRTVANVKNILTKHGGEMLTKGSLEFMFDRKALFEFPLKSGMNLEELELELIDAGLEEIESEDGVVIVTADFTSFGMINSALENMGIEITKANLERMPSSPIAITEQQQADIDKILNKLEDDEDVQKVFTNIA